Genomic window (Candidatus Aminicenantes bacterium):
GGCGATGAGGCCGCCGAAAAACGTGCCCCCCGAGGTCAGCAGATACCTGATCTCGGCCGGGTATTTCAAATAATAATCCAGGTTGGTCGCCAGGAGCAGCAGCTTGGCCCCCAGCAGGCTGAGGAGCATGACGTAGAAGATGAAATCGGTGAAGATCTTCAGGTCGAGGTTTTCGGCCTTGGCTTTCTTGAAGGAGAGCAGGATGGCCAGCAGCACGCCCAGGGCGAACAGGAAGCCGTAGCTGGCGATGGTCAGCGGCCCGATCTCGATCAGGATGGGGTGCATGTGCCTCTCCAGAGCGACGCGGCCAGCAGCAGCACGCCGATGGTGATGCAGCTGTCGGCGCAGTTGAAGGTGGGCCAGTGGTGGGACGTGACGTAGGCGTCGAAGAAATCGACCACGAAGCCCAGGCGCAGGCGGTCGATGATGTTGCCCAGCGCGCCGCCCAGGATGAAGGCGTAGGCGGTCAGCTCCAGGCGGCTGTTTTTGGGCGAGCGCAGGAAAAAATAACCGACGATCAGCAGCGCGGCGATGGCCAGGACGGTGATGACCGTCGGCACCCACTGACTGCCGTGGCTGTTGAAAAATCCCCAGATCGCTCCCGAATTGCGCACGTGCCAGATGCGGAAAAAGCCCTTGACCAGGGTCCGCGTCGATTCCAGCGGGACGGTCTTGGCGACCAGCCACTTGCTGGCCTGGTCGACGGCAATGATGGCCAGGATGATGGTGAAATAAACCGATTTACCTTTTGTCGTCAATGGTCTTCTCCTTGATGACGTCGGCGCAGCGCGGGCAGAGCTCTTTGTGGCCGCCGGCCGCCGGCTCGATCC
Coding sequences:
- the lspA gene encoding signal peptidase II, whose translation is MTTKGKSVYFTIILAIIAVDQASKWLVAKTVPLESTRTLVKGFFRIWHVRNSGAIWGFFNSHGSQWVPTVITVLAIAALLIVGYFFLRSPKNSRLELTAYAFILGGALGNIIDRLRLGFVVDFFDAYVTSHHWPTFNCADSCITIGVLLLAASLWRGTCTPS